In Arthrobacter sp. PAMC25284, a single genomic region encodes these proteins:
- a CDS encoding polyprenol monophosphomannose synthase, which yields MRVLTIIPTYNELESLPKTLGRLRAAVPASDVLVVDDNSPDGTGQLADRIAAEDAQVHVLHRQGKAGLGAAYIAGFKWGLEAGYDVLVEMDADGSHKPEQLPLLLDAVEHGADLAMGSRWVPGGSVVNWPLYRQAISRVGSTYARIMLGVKIRDVTGGFRAFRRTTLEKLNLDTVDSVGYGFQVDLAWRVAKLGLNIVERPITFVERELGASKMSGNIVVEAMINVTKWGLMARWNKLTGKKAV from the coding sequence GTGCGTGTCCTCACGATCATCCCGACCTACAACGAGCTGGAATCGTTGCCTAAGACCCTCGGGCGCCTTCGCGCGGCTGTGCCGGCCTCGGATGTGCTGGTTGTCGATGACAACAGCCCCGACGGCACGGGCCAGCTTGCGGACCGCATCGCAGCGGAGGACGCCCAGGTGCACGTCCTGCACCGACAGGGCAAAGCCGGACTCGGGGCGGCCTACATTGCGGGATTCAAGTGGGGACTCGAAGCGGGGTACGACGTCCTCGTTGAAATGGACGCGGACGGCTCGCACAAGCCCGAACAGCTCCCGCTCCTGCTTGACGCGGTGGAGCACGGCGCCGATCTGGCCATGGGCTCCCGCTGGGTTCCTGGCGGCAGCGTGGTTAACTGGCCGCTTTACCGGCAGGCCATTTCCCGGGTCGGCAGCACCTATGCCCGCATCATGCTGGGCGTCAAGATCAGGGACGTCACCGGCGGCTTCCGCGCCTTCCGCCGCACCACGCTTGAGAAACTGAACCTCGACACCGTCGATTCGGTCGGCTATGGCTTCCAGGTGGATCTGGCGTGGCGCGTGGCCAAACTCGGGCTCAACATCGTGGAGCGGCCCATCACCTTCGTCGAACGCGAATTGGGCGCCTCGAAGATGAGCGGCAACATCGTGGTCGAAGCCATGATCAACGTAACCAAGTGGGGACTCATGGCGCGCTGGAACAAGCTGACCGGTAAGAAAGCCGTCTAA
- a CDS encoding amidohydrolase: MPDTPAVPTPRKVSLYRNGSVYTAADPFATAMLVDGDTVAWVGSEQAASSIADSSMDVIDLHGTLVAPGFVDSHVHLTETGIALDGLQLGGIRSAAELLDAVAAAAGEGTVLGHGWDETLWANPALPTREELERAAGGRQVYLSRVDVHSSLVSSSLASAAGLGGLDGFAAGSQVKRDAHTAARRAARQLPADRLRGYQQRALAEAAANGYVAVAEMAAPHIGSVEDLRLAAGWNTTSNPADAAPAGAVPEVLPYWGQLASSVEHAQSILDGLGVPVLGLAGDLNIDGSIGSRTASLRSDYSDAPGERGSQYLTVAAAAAHLAACSLLGIQAGFHVIGDAGLDAALEALDQAAAEVGEQRIRAAGHRFEHVEIADADAISRLARYSVTVSAQPGFDALWGGDSSLYKQRLGQRQLGMNPFGSYYSAGVPICFGSDSPVTPLRPWDSVRACLQHTNPAEQISARAAFLGHTRAGWRAARYRNPMAGQLVPGAPASFAVWEVDELMVQVSDGRVQSWSTDPRARTPLLPALDTGSDPVCLQTVRDGRVLFTNGTLGA; the protein is encoded by the coding sequence ATGCCCGACACACCGGCCGTCCCCACCCCCCGCAAGGTTTCGCTGTACCGCAACGGCTCCGTGTACACGGCCGCCGATCCGTTTGCGACAGCCATGCTGGTGGACGGCGACACCGTTGCCTGGGTCGGCTCCGAACAGGCGGCCTCGTCCATTGCCGATTCCTCCATGGACGTGATTGATCTCCACGGCACACTGGTCGCCCCGGGGTTCGTCGATTCCCACGTCCACCTCACCGAAACCGGCATCGCCCTGGACGGGCTGCAGCTCGGTGGGATCCGCTCCGCTGCGGAACTCCTCGACGCCGTCGCCGCGGCCGCCGGCGAGGGCACCGTGCTGGGCCACGGCTGGGACGAAACGCTCTGGGCCAATCCGGCGCTCCCCACGCGGGAAGAACTGGAGCGGGCCGCGGGGGGCCGCCAGGTCTATCTGTCCCGCGTGGACGTGCACTCATCTCTCGTGTCCTCGTCGCTGGCGTCAGCTGCCGGGCTCGGCGGACTCGATGGCTTTGCCGCCGGCAGCCAGGTCAAACGCGACGCCCATACGGCGGCCCGCCGGGCGGCGCGGCAGTTGCCCGCCGACCGGCTGCGCGGCTATCAGCAGCGTGCCCTGGCTGAGGCAGCTGCCAACGGCTACGTGGCCGTCGCCGAGATGGCGGCACCGCATATTGGCAGCGTCGAGGATCTCCGGTTGGCCGCCGGCTGGAACACCACGAGCAATCCGGCGGATGCTGCCCCGGCGGGAGCAGTTCCCGAAGTCCTGCCCTACTGGGGTCAGCTGGCTTCATCCGTTGAACACGCCCAGTCCATCCTCGACGGCCTCGGCGTTCCTGTGCTCGGCCTTGCCGGGGATCTGAATATTGACGGGTCGATCGGTTCACGCACCGCCTCGCTGCGGTCGGACTACAGCGACGCGCCCGGAGAACGCGGCAGCCAGTACCTGACGGTTGCTGCGGCGGCAGCGCATCTGGCGGCATGTTCGCTGCTGGGCATCCAGGCAGGCTTCCACGTTATCGGCGATGCGGGGCTCGACGCGGCCCTCGAAGCCCTTGACCAGGCAGCGGCCGAGGTGGGGGAGCAGCGGATCCGCGCCGCGGGCCACCGCTTCGAGCATGTTGAAATCGCCGACGCGGACGCCATCAGCCGGCTGGCACGGTATTCCGTGACGGTCAGTGCCCAGCCCGGCTTCGACGCACTGTGGGGCGGAGACTCCAGCCTCTATAAGCAGCGCCTCGGCCAGCGCCAGCTCGGCATGAATCCGTTCGGCTCCTATTACTCCGCCGGTGTGCCGATCTGTTTCGGCAGCGACAGCCCGGTCACCCCGCTCCGGCCATGGGACAGTGTGCGGGCGTGCCTGCAGCACACCAACCCCGCCGAGCAAATCTCCGCCCGGGCCGCATTCCTCGGACACACCCGCGCCGGGTGGCGTGCGGCCCGCTACCGGAACCCGATGGCCGGTCAACTCGTCCCCGGCGCCCCGGCGAGCTTCGCTGTGTGGGAGGTTGACGAACTGATGGTCCAGGTCTCCGACGGCAGGGTGCAGTCCTGGAGCACGGATCCGCGCGCCCGGACGCCGCTGCTGCCGGCACTGGACACCGGCAGTGACCCGGTGTGCCTGCAGACCGTGCGGGACGGCCGGGTCCTCTTTACCAACGGAACCCTCGGCGCTTGA
- a CDS encoding RNA polymerase-binding protein RbpA has protein sequence MSDRSLRGMRLGAQSMETESGVEPAPRQRVEYRCADGEQVFVTFSSEAEIPPVWVSKTGKEALLVNGERPDTSNEKAVRTHWDMLLERRSLPELEQILEDRLTILRERRGERRTA, from the coding sequence ATGAGCGATCGCAGCCTGCGGGGTATGCGCCTTGGCGCACAGAGCATGGAGACCGAATCCGGTGTCGAACCGGCTCCGCGCCAGCGCGTCGAGTACCGGTGCGCGGACGGCGAGCAGGTATTCGTGACCTTCTCCTCGGAAGCGGAGATCCCGCCGGTCTGGGTTTCCAAGACGGGTAAGGAAGCCCTGCTGGTCAACGGCGAGCGTCCGGATACCAGCAACGAAAAAGCAGTGCGCACGCACTGGGACATGTTGCTGGAACGCCGGAGCCTCCCCGAGCTGGAGCAGATCCTTGAAGACCGCCTCACGATCCTGCGCGAACGCCGTGGTGAACGGCGTACGGCCTAG
- a CDS encoding YafY family protein, producing MSASRTERLLNLLIALLNTKYGLRRSELRAKVYHDTTSSDVAFGRMFERDKTELRQFGFEVETVLDQGWGSDDPATTRYRIGKESNRLPDVSLTPEECTVLILAAQLWEQAALGSAALDAVRKLQAAGGLRDTELPAGIQPRLRPAGQAFEDLVAAMHAQRPVRFSYLAGTTGHEEERSVEPWGLGSRFGQWYLVGQDRGRDAKRFFRLSRITSAVTTLDQESFTTPPGFNVRSELSGLQELPVRTAVVDVEDGRILQLRKRAAAGPSAQVTPAGAPSRGWDRLTLSFRDAETFGEELASYGPRAVVVSPPDLVAAVRRRLRAASDFAATPAPDITFPKAGPAKRTHQRTSEHQLKRMLQLVPFLVHNQGLHISDVAARFGIARKELEEDLRILICSGLPEGYPDDLLDIQWEDDYVFIIQDLDLNRPVRFTVEEACALLTGLDTLNGLPELAEGSALESVTLKLMAAAGEAGLKAASLSVPDLGPEDSATLATARDAIRTGTQLNLKYFSAQRDFVSDRDVDPLRLYSLDSTWYLEAYCHSAGGLRNFRLDRIETLVPTGLPVSGRALPSDAVPAKLFTPNDDDTLVVVELDRRGTGLADDYYAERTAPLPHGGMLAEIRFGNTHWLPMFAAQHGGMVRILQPEAVATAAREWLDAALARYPG from the coding sequence GTGTCCGCCTCACGTACAGAACGCCTCCTGAACCTGCTCATCGCGCTGCTCAACACCAAGTACGGGCTCCGCCGCAGCGAATTGCGCGCCAAGGTCTACCACGACACCACCAGCAGCGATGTTGCCTTCGGCCGGATGTTTGAACGCGACAAGACAGAACTGCGGCAATTCGGGTTCGAGGTCGAGACGGTCCTGGACCAGGGCTGGGGCTCGGATGATCCCGCCACTACGAGGTACCGGATCGGCAAGGAGTCAAACCGGCTGCCGGACGTGAGCCTGACCCCGGAAGAGTGCACCGTCCTGATCCTCGCGGCCCAGCTTTGGGAGCAGGCAGCTCTCGGTTCCGCGGCACTGGACGCCGTCCGCAAGCTGCAGGCAGCCGGTGGTCTGCGCGACACCGAGCTACCTGCCGGAATCCAGCCGCGGCTCCGGCCCGCCGGGCAGGCCTTCGAAGACCTGGTGGCCGCCATGCACGCGCAACGCCCCGTACGGTTCAGCTACCTGGCCGGGACCACCGGGCACGAAGAAGAGCGGTCCGTCGAGCCTTGGGGCCTCGGCAGCCGTTTCGGCCAGTGGTACCTCGTGGGCCAGGACCGCGGCCGGGATGCCAAGCGTTTTTTCCGGCTCTCACGGATCACCTCTGCGGTGACCACACTGGACCAGGAGTCCTTCACGACGCCGCCCGGCTTCAACGTCCGGTCCGAACTCTCCGGGCTTCAGGAGCTGCCGGTCCGGACCGCCGTCGTGGATGTCGAGGACGGCAGGATCCTGCAGCTGCGTAAGCGGGCCGCGGCCGGCCCCTCAGCCCAGGTCACTCCTGCCGGAGCGCCGTCGCGGGGGTGGGACCGGCTCACCCTGTCCTTCCGGGATGCTGAAACCTTCGGCGAGGAACTCGCCTCCTACGGACCCCGCGCCGTCGTGGTTTCACCACCGGACCTCGTTGCTGCCGTGCGACGGCGTCTCCGGGCGGCGTCGGACTTCGCCGCGACCCCCGCCCCGGACATCACCTTTCCAAAGGCAGGCCCGGCCAAGCGCACGCACCAGCGCACGTCGGAGCACCAGCTCAAGCGGATGCTGCAACTGGTTCCGTTCCTCGTGCACAACCAGGGCCTGCACATCAGCGACGTCGCCGCACGGTTCGGGATAGCCCGTAAGGAGCTCGAGGAGGACTTGCGGATCCTTATCTGCTCCGGGCTGCCGGAGGGCTACCCGGATGACCTGCTGGACATCCAGTGGGAGGACGACTATGTGTTTATCATCCAGGACCTCGATCTGAACCGGCCTGTCCGCTTCACCGTCGAGGAGGCCTGCGCCCTGCTGACCGGTCTGGACACCCTCAACGGCCTTCCGGAGCTGGCCGAGGGCAGCGCCCTTGAATCGGTGACGCTCAAGCTCATGGCCGCGGCCGGGGAAGCCGGCCTCAAAGCTGCCTCACTGTCCGTCCCGGACCTGGGACCGGAGGACTCCGCGACGCTGGCGACGGCCCGTGATGCCATCCGGACCGGCACGCAACTGAACCTGAAGTACTTCTCCGCGCAGCGGGACTTCGTCTCGGACCGTGACGTGGACCCCCTGCGGCTCTACTCCCTCGACAGCACCTGGTATCTGGAGGCGTACTGCCACTCCGCCGGAGGGCTGCGCAACTTCCGGCTCGACCGCATCGAGACTCTCGTGCCGACCGGACTCCCGGTCTCCGGCAGGGCGCTGCCCTCAGACGCGGTGCCCGCCAAACTGTTCACCCCGAACGACGACGACACCCTGGTGGTCGTCGAGCTGGACCGCCGTGGCACCGGCCTGGCGGACGACTACTACGCCGAACGGACCGCGCCGCTGCCACACGGCGGCATGCTGGCCGAAATCCGGTTCGGCAACACACACTGGCTGCCCATGTTTGCCGCCCAGCATGGCGGCATGGTGCGGATCCTGCAGCCCGAGGCCGTCGCCACCGCCGCCCGGGAGTGGCTCGACGCAGCCCTGGCGCGCTACCCCGGTTAG
- a CDS encoding SPFH domain-containing protein, with protein sequence MDIAVASVLLVLIAFVIIVLVRAVRIVPQARAGVVERLGKYQRTLNPGLTILIPFVDRLLPLLDLREQVVSFPPQPVITEDNLVVSIDTVVYFQVTDARAATYEIANYIQAVEQLTTTTLRNVVGGLNLEEALTSRDQINGQLRGVLDEATGRWGIRVSRVELKAIDPPHSIQDSMEKQMRAERDRRAAILTAEGTKQSAILTAEGQRQSSILKAEGDAKAAILRADGEAQAIQKVFDAIHKGNPDQKLLAYQYLQTLPKIAEGSANKLWIIPSEVGEALKGIGNALGTGVADDSLFSDIDGPDKGSAPFPAASQEP encoded by the coding sequence ATGGATATCGCAGTCGCTAGCGTGCTGCTGGTTCTGATCGCGTTTGTGATAATAGTGCTGGTCCGGGCGGTGCGGATCGTCCCGCAGGCGCGGGCCGGCGTCGTCGAACGTCTCGGCAAGTACCAGCGCACTCTTAACCCCGGCCTGACCATCCTGATCCCCTTTGTGGACCGGCTGCTGCCGCTCCTGGACCTGCGGGAGCAAGTGGTCTCCTTCCCTCCGCAGCCAGTAATCACGGAGGACAACCTGGTGGTCTCGATCGACACCGTGGTCTATTTCCAGGTCACGGATGCGCGGGCCGCAACCTACGAGATTGCCAACTACATTCAGGCGGTCGAGCAGCTCACCACCACCACCCTGCGTAACGTCGTCGGTGGCCTTAACCTCGAGGAAGCCCTGACGTCCAGGGACCAGATCAACGGCCAGCTCCGCGGGGTGCTGGACGAGGCGACCGGCCGCTGGGGAATCCGGGTCTCCCGGGTGGAACTCAAGGCCATTGATCCGCCGCACTCCATCCAGGATTCGATGGAGAAGCAGATGCGCGCCGAACGTGACCGCCGTGCCGCAATCCTGACCGCGGAAGGTACCAAGCAGTCAGCCATCCTCACGGCTGAAGGCCAGCGGCAGTCCTCCATCCTTAAAGCCGAGGGAGACGCCAAGGCGGCGATCCTGCGCGCCGACGGTGAGGCCCAGGCCATCCAGAAGGTGTTCGACGCGATCCACAAGGGCAACCCCGACCAGAAGCTGCTCGCCTACCAGTACCTGCAGACTCTGCCGAAGATCGCCGAGGGCTCGGCCAACAAGTTGTGGATCATTCCCAGCGAAGTGGGTGAAGCGCTCAAGGGGATCGGCAACGCCCTGGGTACCGGCGTCGCGGACGACAGCCTCTTTAGCGATATTGACGGCCCGGACAAGGGATCAGCCCCGTTCCCGGCAGCCTCCCAGGAACCTTAA
- a CDS encoding RNA helicase — protein sequence MSSQPSPESPSERYRANAERAAEAKTYLGGFIRSLDFELDDFQRESCLSLQAGRGVLVAAPTGAGKTIVGEFAIYLALQRGLKAFYTTPIKALSNQKYAELAAKYGAAQVGLLTGDTSINGEAPVVVMTTEVLRNMLYADSDTLDDLGFVVMDEVHYLADRFRGAVWEEVIIHLPSEVQVASLSATVSNAEEFGAWLDTVRGQTDVIVSEHRPVPLWQHVMVGRKIVDLFAGDTTFDEIAPAGEAGETVPGKAVAADVDRPGYEVNPELLSMARAESQMNFRGRFGHGGRNTRRQQQRPRDEPQGGPRSPVRKASRPQVIASLDRQDLLPAITFIFSRAGCDAAVAQCVSAGLWLTTEREQLMIAQRVDEAAQDVPSEDLDVLGFWSWRDGLVRGLAAHHAGMLPTFKEVVEKLFVDGLVKAVFATETLALGVNMPARCVVLEKLDKFNGEAHVNITAGEYTQLTGRAGRRGIDVEGHAVVLWQPGTDPAAVAGLASRRTYPLNSSFRPTYNMSINLVAQFGRARAREILESSFAQFQADRSVVGLAKQVRGREESLAGFSKAMTCHLGDFTEYARLRRALSDAEKNASQVTSRARKSLTEDSLSRLLPGDVVDVPSGRAPGLAVVLSSDHHSREPRPAVMTLDNQLRRIGLPDVEGPLSPITRIRIPKSFNAKIPKSRRDLASSVRNAIRDHRPPAPPSRDEDFGRAAAQPNQEKRITELRRELRSHPCHGCSEREDHARWSERWWKLRQETDGLVRQIQGRTNTIAKTFDRVCGLLSSYGYLETSDSGVLSISRDGQRLRRIYGEKDLLISQSLRLGAFNDLDAAEVASLASVLVYQAKREDRGLRPKMPSIALESAVDTVVREWSALEDLEEASKLPLTGEPELGLVWPIYKWARGRHLQDVLSGTDLAAGDFVRWVKQVIDLLDQLAKIPELDPRVARLCRDAIALIKRGVVAYSSVA from the coding sequence ATGTCGTCACAACCAAGTCCGGAGTCGCCGTCCGAACGCTACCGGGCCAACGCCGAGCGCGCCGCCGAAGCCAAAACGTATTTGGGCGGATTCATCCGTTCGCTTGACTTCGAACTCGACGACTTCCAGCGCGAGTCCTGCCTGTCCTTGCAAGCGGGGCGTGGCGTTCTCGTAGCGGCCCCCACCGGCGCCGGCAAGACAATCGTGGGGGAGTTCGCCATCTATTTGGCGCTCCAGCGCGGCCTTAAGGCCTTCTACACCACCCCGATCAAGGCCCTCAGCAACCAGAAGTACGCCGAGCTTGCAGCGAAGTACGGGGCCGCGCAGGTGGGCCTGCTCACGGGCGACACCAGCATCAACGGCGAAGCGCCCGTCGTCGTCATGACCACCGAAGTGCTCCGGAACATGCTCTACGCGGACTCCGACACGCTCGATGACCTTGGCTTCGTGGTGATGGACGAAGTCCACTACCTGGCGGACCGGTTCCGCGGGGCGGTCTGGGAAGAAGTGATCATCCACCTCCCCAGCGAGGTCCAGGTGGCCTCCCTGAGCGCGACCGTCTCCAACGCCGAGGAGTTCGGCGCGTGGCTGGACACCGTCCGCGGGCAAACCGACGTGATTGTCTCCGAACACCGTCCGGTCCCGCTGTGGCAGCACGTAATGGTGGGCCGTAAGATCGTCGATCTCTTCGCCGGAGACACAACGTTTGACGAAATCGCCCCCGCCGGCGAGGCCGGGGAGACCGTTCCCGGGAAAGCCGTGGCAGCCGACGTCGACCGGCCCGGCTACGAGGTCAACCCCGAACTTCTGTCGATGGCACGTGCAGAGAGCCAGATGAACTTCCGCGGCCGCTTCGGCCACGGCGGCCGGAATACCCGCAGGCAGCAGCAGCGTCCGCGTGACGAGCCGCAGGGCGGGCCCCGGAGTCCGGTCCGCAAGGCGAGTCGTCCCCAGGTCATCGCCAGCCTGGACCGGCAGGACCTGCTGCCCGCGATCACTTTCATCTTCTCCCGCGCCGGCTGCGACGCCGCCGTCGCCCAGTGTGTCTCCGCGGGCCTGTGGCTGACCACGGAACGTGAGCAGCTGATGATCGCGCAGCGTGTGGATGAGGCCGCCCAGGATGTGCCCTCCGAGGATCTTGACGTCCTGGGATTCTGGAGCTGGCGGGACGGGCTGGTCCGGGGTCTCGCCGCGCACCATGCCGGCATGCTGCCGACCTTCAAGGAGGTCGTGGAAAAGCTCTTCGTCGACGGTCTGGTGAAGGCTGTTTTTGCCACCGAAACCCTCGCCCTCGGTGTCAACATGCCGGCCCGGTGCGTCGTACTGGAGAAGCTGGACAAATTCAACGGTGAGGCACACGTCAATATCACGGCGGGGGAGTACACCCAGCTGACCGGGCGGGCCGGACGCCGCGGGATCGACGTTGAAGGGCACGCCGTAGTGCTGTGGCAACCCGGCACTGACCCGGCGGCCGTCGCGGGCCTCGCCTCGCGCCGTACGTACCCGCTGAATTCCAGCTTCCGGCCCACTTACAACATGTCCATCAACCTGGTGGCGCAGTTCGGCCGCGCCCGGGCACGGGAAATCCTGGAGTCTTCCTTCGCCCAGTTCCAGGCCGACCGTTCCGTCGTCGGGCTGGCCAAACAAGTCCGCGGCCGGGAGGAGTCCCTGGCCGGATTCAGCAAGGCGATGACCTGCCATCTGGGCGACTTTACCGAATATGCCCGGCTGCGGCGTGCCCTGTCCGATGCGGAAAAGAACGCCTCGCAGGTAACCTCCCGGGCCAGGAAATCGCTGACCGAAGACTCGCTCAGCCGACTGCTGCCTGGCGACGTGGTGGATGTTCCTTCGGGGCGGGCTCCGGGACTCGCTGTTGTCCTCAGTTCCGACCACCACTCCCGCGAGCCACGCCCGGCCGTGATGACCCTTGACAACCAGCTCCGCCGGATCGGGCTGCCCGACGTCGAGGGGCCGCTGTCCCCGATTACCCGGATCAGGATCCCGAAGTCCTTCAACGCCAAGATCCCCAAGTCCCGCCGGGACCTCGCTTCCTCGGTCCGGAACGCTATCCGGGACCACCGGCCTCCCGCACCGCCGAGCCGGGATGAGGACTTCGGCCGCGCCGCCGCCCAGCCCAACCAGGAGAAGCGGATCACCGAACTGCGCCGGGAGCTCCGGTCACACCCCTGCCACGGGTGCAGCGAACGGGAGGACCACGCGCGGTGGTCCGAACGCTGGTGGAAGCTCCGGCAGGAGACGGACGGGCTGGTGCGCCAGATCCAGGGCCGGACCAACACCATAGCGAAAACCTTCGACCGGGTCTGCGGGCTCCTCTCCAGCTACGGGTATCTGGAAACCTCGGATTCCGGGGTTCTGTCGATCAGCCGGGACGGACAGCGCCTTCGGCGGATCTACGGCGAGAAGGACCTGCTCATTTCCCAATCCCTTCGGTTGGGCGCGTTCAACGATCTGGACGCTGCCGAAGTGGCGTCGCTGGCCAGCGTTCTGGTCTACCAGGCCAAACGGGAGGACCGCGGACTGCGTCCGAAAATGCCCAGCATCGCGCTGGAATCCGCCGTAGACACCGTGGTGCGAGAATGGTCCGCCCTGGAGGACCTCGAGGAGGCCAGCAAGCTGCCGCTGACCGGCGAGCCTGAGCTCGGCCTCGTCTGGCCTATCTACAAGTGGGCCAGAGGCCGGCACCTCCAAGATGTCCTCAGCGGCACGGACCTCGCCGCGGGAGATTTTGTCCGCTGGGTGAAACAGGTGATTGACCTGCTCGACCAGCTGGCCAAGATCCCGGAGCTGGATCCCCGCGTCGCCCGGCTGTGCCGGGATGCCATCGCGCTGATCAAGCGCGGCGTCGTCGCTTATTCCTCCGTGGCCTAG
- the tatA gene encoding Sec-independent protein translocase subunit TatA, producing the protein MRLEGWHLIIIIVLALVLFAAPKLPGMARSLGQSMRIFKSEVREMKKDGSAETPADPDAVEGRVVNHPQANRPENRTGDGNEAPPSTRA; encoded by the coding sequence ATGAGGCTTGAAGGCTGGCATCTCATCATCATCATCGTTCTGGCTCTGGTGCTCTTTGCAGCCCCGAAGCTCCCCGGAATGGCCCGAAGCCTGGGACAGTCGATGCGAATTTTCAAGTCGGAAGTCCGCGAGATGAAGAAGGACGGCAGCGCCGAGACGCCCGCCGATCCCGACGCCGTCGAAGGCCGGGTCGTGAACCACCCGCAGGCCAATCGGCCGGAGAACCGGACAGGCGACGGTAACGAAGCGCCGCCGTCGACCCGCGCTTAA
- a CDS encoding alpha/beta fold hydrolase has protein sequence MNANVTKLRPSGTAQTNGQVLYYEVHGQGPSLVLVMGIGYDSSLWTLAQVPSLSTQFRVVLVDNRDAGRSSKASHPYSIADMADDLAGLLDALGIQRTHLLGLSMGGMIAVEFALRHAGRLDRLVLAGTGAAPARNAVDPIQIWSWVKANDATGKVFGGQQLASLFSTAFLRNHEAVQDTTALLASNPNPMSPEAYGRQADAYLHFDALSRLGAITAPTLVVVGEQDLITPPWIAREVADAIPGARFEVIRGDGSSHVVPIERPDDFNRLVSEFLTE, from the coding sequence ATGAACGCGAACGTGACGAAGCTGCGCCCATCAGGCACGGCGCAGACGAACGGGCAGGTCTTGTATTACGAGGTCCACGGTCAAGGGCCGTCGCTCGTTTTGGTCATGGGGATCGGGTACGACTCGTCGCTCTGGACGCTGGCGCAGGTCCCGTCCCTTTCCACACAGTTCCGGGTGGTCCTGGTCGACAACCGCGACGCCGGCCGCAGCTCGAAAGCCAGCCACCCGTACAGCATTGCAGACATGGCAGATGACCTCGCCGGTCTACTCGACGCGCTGGGGATTCAGCGGACCCACCTGTTGGGGCTGTCCATGGGCGGGATGATCGCCGTGGAGTTCGCCCTGCGACACGCGGGCCGGCTGGATCGGCTGGTACTTGCCGGGACGGGAGCAGCGCCGGCGCGGAACGCCGTCGATCCAATCCAAATCTGGAGCTGGGTCAAGGCAAATGACGCGACCGGGAAAGTGTTTGGCGGCCAGCAGCTCGCGTCGCTGTTCTCCACGGCCTTCCTTCGAAACCACGAGGCAGTACAGGACACCACCGCGCTGCTGGCCAGCAATCCAAACCCGATGAGTCCCGAGGCGTACGGACGCCAGGCAGATGCCTACCTGCATTTCGATGCCCTCAGCCGGCTGGGCGCCATCACGGCCCCGACCCTTGTCGTCGTCGGTGAGCAGGACCTGATCACCCCACCCTGGATAGCGCGCGAGGTTGCCGACGCGATCCCCGGCGCACGGTTTGAGGTCATCCGAGGCGACGGGTCCTCGCATGTGGTGCCGATCGAGCGCCCCGACGACTTCAACCGCCTCGTTTCGGAGTTCCTCACCGAGTGA
- the tatC gene encoding twin-arginine translocase subunit TatC gives MALLDHFKELRNRLFKSAIAVVVGTAVGFIVYQPMLAALIKPIRDLNENEGRQATLNFDGVASSFDLMIQVSVFLGLLVASPVWLYQLWAFIVPGLHKKERRLALSFVAAAVPLFIGGVLLAWLVLPNAVRVLTDFTPSGGSNFISAQVYLSFVLRLLLAFGIAFLLPVVLFGLNLAGIIKGKQLVKSWRITVFLVCLFAAMAAPGADAMSMFYLAGPMLLLFFGAIGLCLLNDRRRERRAVKRAAETEATADIGTPGTELGNL, from the coding sequence ATGGCGCTCCTTGACCACTTCAAGGAACTCCGGAACCGGCTGTTTAAGTCAGCCATCGCCGTTGTGGTCGGTACGGCAGTGGGATTCATCGTCTACCAGCCGATGCTCGCGGCACTGATCAAACCCATCCGTGACCTCAATGAAAACGAGGGCCGGCAGGCGACCCTGAACTTTGACGGTGTGGCGAGCTCGTTCGACCTCATGATCCAGGTCTCGGTCTTCCTTGGCCTGCTCGTCGCGAGTCCCGTCTGGCTCTACCAGCTGTGGGCGTTTATTGTTCCCGGCCTGCATAAAAAAGAACGCCGGCTCGCCCTGTCCTTTGTGGCCGCCGCCGTGCCGTTGTTCATCGGCGGGGTGCTCCTGGCCTGGCTCGTCCTGCCGAATGCGGTCCGGGTCCTGACCGATTTCACCCCGTCCGGCGGTTCCAATTTCATCAGCGCCCAGGTCTACCTGTCCTTCGTGCTCCGGCTGTTGCTGGCTTTTGGTATCGCGTTCCTGCTCCCGGTGGTCCTGTTTGGGCTGAACCTGGCCGGAATCATCAAGGGCAAGCAGCTCGTGAAGAGCTGGCGCATTACCGTTTTCCTGGTCTGCCTGTTTGCGGCCATGGCAGCGCCCGGCGCCGACGCCATGAGCATGTTCTACCTGGCCGGACCCATGCTGCTGCTGTTCTTTGGCGCGATCGGGCTGTGCCTGCTCAACGACCGCCGTCGCGAACGCCGGGCCGTTAAGCGCGCCGCCGAAACCGAAGCAACCGCAGACATCGGAACTCCCGGTACTGAACTGGGAAATCTCTAG